A genomic window from Pecten maximus chromosome 6, xPecMax1.1, whole genome shotgun sequence includes:
- the LOC117329359 gene encoding LOW QUALITY PROTEIN: NEDD4-binding protein 2-like (The sequence of the model RefSeq protein was modified relative to this genomic sequence to represent the inferred CDS: deleted 3 bases in 2 codons) produces MPKNKRISPVKHVQQKESRKSSAGKDKIFQSVQEMFAGQLEGEVIHMVLEECDWIAEKAVDNLFAMCEPGIQTDTESKNRLAQIAFNVLCSDASSDTMSVSSHSSMASSEETSSSRSGFTKSYTNNSRENVLNSTEMEGAAGFDPSMIEFENLEKPTEEKSVDIMNQFCADAEAWMSSMDNIGVTVKGKDNTNFDSQSLQKHAANDLTTGPFVTHLMPETGISMPQLVSHDHTPKVDNEESQHNSSVGVSKEELNIQLPCRNIFKFQAMYKVRYSQRSNCLQGSHDQVTDNEMEQNILGFSADSPYLTFPYEDQIFISPEKLEYFNSKHFDVLGENACMESQTQEDSPSSLDIFNSDDYDNGYLNDIKSEFQNSGLTDNNFKTDVYTDDNKLIGRNSVKLENESGSFDEGNTEIVLSEKMTDLQTLHLFGSTGGDTSNDTSTVEPVNSLRNIGFDHNAGEATIKETSSCELNVDMQELDLEQNVEISSGDDSDLNISGSSSDSLNESLTRALDDSISITESLSVMDKNDNDEGFVRSQSCMSSQSEEELGEELTTALNKSVDVTSPGEESDIESSHVVSTTGTTSTAKTLPKLHDSDSDEKLCEFSHKTRMDKPEDVGGRESHTRSLDSLGLPNFMSALSVNACEFVPNVRQEVPLSTLFNVNADSNPNKPTFLTPKYVSPPKTNKPKFPPDCKSSQLPFSSGVQQTSPWVMPLRQCNPTTQCYQQSYSNIGHPPQEISQRPPPHWVSATPVPREAPPMKLTDIQEVETKIQAGHKCFVMLRGLPGSGKSTLARKLQHTGVKPGVILSSDDYFVQNGVYRFEPHLLSEAHEWNRLRTIQNLHNGSSPIVVDNTNTQAWEMKPYVKQAQKFGYEIYFLEPDTQWKFQPKELARRNTHGVPLSKIRQMLERYQKDLTVEQVLGKPAAQSNQHKKINKSHPGNVEDKAVHTENTNMAAHPRWRHPQNSLVQQYANSLGQAKKLQSQKPNVFAETQKIFTKKQETVTEDESQQVPFVSSIVTDELDSNQPQQSNQTPITNLNPFSSSQNSNENNNSISKEDWKVWEKLGLSDLVKKFSRDDHKKPEVVSSTVEMTGIDLNRGLPMDIQIGETSVVVENKEQENKHLEAIPADRAVELEKRCLETVPSDQTVNSSREDEIQESAVLKTEDTKISKSPGSHKGSMSSQSSHLRDVSPSSDSTFHTCCEMLTDQEEISSSIQEDQFTGSQDTSLDLSNSSSREEGSDVIIESDTTAIITDNTSETEPQDLSYNQQISNISDIPHLGTQNDSSRNTLEENRDTNKTPIDSQRVQTSYKGDPDTQKLRNDNLDIRKTPEDNVDAKKTPEDDDKKTSEDKIDAEKTPEESLDAQKTSEEDPCSQKTSENNPDAEKTPEDNLVAKTTPEEDPDTKKTPEDNLVAKATPEEDPDTKKTPEDNLVAKTAPEEDPDTKKTPEDNLVAKTAPEEDPDTKKTPEDNLVAKTAPEEDTDTQKTPEASIIQNISVDDPVSRVISSNVMDTKHKSVDDLNTQQTSSDVIEDGRSSNNATEDSAVSNTQTGTVEDIPQGVKDTVDGLIRDTIGSDLNYSLDYSVTANELKAILLFTDLNDEEKMMAEQYITYRLFGNRSKLGTQTSTQKMSDDETAQPSPVIQQERLSDNFSTAQNLDWEEPKPARKQRFSRRSDVKHLHDSSERKSDIEKSENESNKVSVKPELENQTASITESSMKQENIDVWTRPQRQREKRTRNYRTRGSSPTVDDKDQKMSTEMSKVASIAFQALSKEEQDDDVDWKMTTEKSKVTSIAFQALSKEEQDDDIDRKMTTEKSKVTSIACQALSKEEQDDVSQSSQSHSSLESSPSKPAKKKSNRRKLDPYKQGPFLESEVKDRVIGADWSFPVLAESVHKVEVSEKKLLHLLEKDSDITTRDVKVLNAINRGEDPTHLMAGSKCYHILVGHNKDINETNSNLVSSGVLDKSVMTQHCVDRGTMTEENLEADLDFLQSSFPTIPLEELSEVLRQCGNNLQWAINLLLDWKYNIPLSSDDKDKFVTRMFQLQKSPTVPKFSFSARPSPVVRSPSSLLDMCVGCVESQHIAPRQDVEHQIIMSSQQRLDSIEENIRLKRTHSRTFSQSVVPDEEFKENILNELMSMTEQANSDSTSDASDDKVVPQNQTDISYVESWTANQANDFARGPSVESSTSGQKSDEEAHDFQTLQSSAPVMSIQITTDTIQALQSQFGPVPHLSGVTGDVMVPLDYRTAQALHRCLMLTARQQTMDRQRQLLEDEAYARRLQDEEILTTRSRPPPSFQPPPVSLMHLSGAPQAQHKQPSTEQGVTSLKDIMEEEMERKKKKEEEQKLLEASGNHNVLATRLKRKKLYEQFPGIDETLLDDIYRDNSYNLDNTVLAIRGFLTHNSAPPKNVMTTEASEAYEEKLIAAAKQQSLQEMMDSCMYSPEETKAYQEHEDPDYDDFRAEANIHHRLRHECFQKAQEAYRRGMRDVASFYSKQGHGHSQKIKEANQRAAEKILQSRNSLLKDRSAVDLHGLHVEEAIEALERIIPEREEDLRTYPDKRKQHLVIITGRGSHSKGGIARIRPAVLRFLVTNGYKYSEIYKGCFKILLKYR; encoded by the exons ATGCCTAAGAATAAGAGGATAAGTCCGGTAAAACATGTTCAGCAAAAGGAAAGTAGAAAGAGTTCAGCTGGGAAAGATAAAATTTTCCAGTCTGTCCAGGAAATGTTTGCTGGACAACTTGAAGGAGAGGTTATCCATATGGTGTTGGAGGAATGTGACTGGATTG ctGAGAAAGCTGTTGACAACCTTTTTGCCATGTGTGAACCTGGGATACAAACAGACACAGAGAGTAAAAACAGACTTGCACAGATTGCATTCAATGTACTTTGTAGTGATGCATCTAGTGACACCATGTCGGTCAGTAGCCACTCAAGCATGGCATCTTCGGAGGAAACTAGCAGTTCTCGCAGTGGATTTACCAAATCATACACTAATAACTCTAGGGAGAATGTTCTTAACAGTACAGAAATGGAAGGAGCTGCTGGTTTTGATCCAAGCAtgattgaatttgaaaatttagaaaaacCAACTGAGGAAAAAAGTGTAGACATTATGAATCAATTTTGTGCAGATGCAGAAGCCTGGATGTCATCCATGGATAACATTGGTGTGACTGTAAAAGGCAAGGATAACACGAACTTTGATTCACAGTCATTACAGAAACATGCAGCTAATGACCTTACAACAGGACCTTTTGTCACTCATTTGATGCCAGAAACTGGTATATCAATGCCTCAGCTAGTTAGCCATGATCATACTCCTAAAGTAGACAATGAAGAATCACAGCATAACTCTTCTGTAGGTGTTTCCAAGGAAGAATTAAACATACAACTACCCTGCAGAAACATTTTTAAATTCCAAGCCATGTACAAAGTTAGATACTCCCAAAGAAGCAAT TGTTTACAAGGAAGTCATGATCAGGTGACAGACaatgaaatggaacaaaatATTCTTGGATTTTCTGCAGACAGTCCTTACTTAACATTTCCTTATGAAGATCAGATTTTTATTTCTCCAGAGAAATTAGAATATTTCAATAGTaaacattttgatgttttaggGGAAAATGCTTGTATGGAATCGCAGACACAGGAAGACTCTCCATCAAGTTTAGATATTTTTAACAGTGATGACTATGATAATGGATaccttaatgatataaaatctGAGTTTCAGAATTCAGGATTAACAGATAATAATTTTAAGACTGATGTGTATACAGATGATAATAAATTGATTGGTAGAAATTCAGTTAAATTGGAAAATGAAAGTGGTTCCTTTGATGAGGGAAATACTGAAATAGTTCTGAGTGAGAAGATGACAGATTTACAGACACTTCATTTGTTTGGAAGTACAGGAGGTGATACCTCGAATGACACCTCAACCGTTGAGCCTGTAAATTCTTTGAGAAACATAGGTTTTGATCATAATGCAGGAGAGGCAACTATAAAAGAAACTTCATCATGTGAATTAAATGTAGATATGCAGGAGCTTGATTTGGAACAAAATGTGGAGATTTCATCAGGGGATGATTCTGACCTTAATATTTCAGGGTCAAGCTCTGACAGTTTGAATGAAAGTTTAACTCGAGCTTTAGATGATAGTATAAGCATTACAGAATCGCTGTCAGTAATggacaaaaatgacaatgaTGAAGGTTTTGTTAGAAGCCAGAGCTGTATGAGTAGTCAGTCGGAGGAAGAGTTGGGGGAGGAGTTAACAACAGCTTTGAACAAATCAGTGGATGTGACAAGTCCTGGGGAAGAAAGTGACATTGAAAGTAGTCATGTTGTATCAACTACAGGTACAACTTCAACAGCCAAAACATTGCCTAAGCTTCATGACTCGGATAGTGATGAAAAGTTATGTGAATTCTCTCACAAAACTCGAATGGATAAACCAGAGGATGTTGGAGGAAGAGAATCGCACACAAGATCACTAGACAGTCTTGGGTTACCTAATTTTATGTCTGCTTTATCTGTTAATGCTTGTGAATTTGTTCCAAATGTTAGACAGGAAGTGCCACTGTCAACATTGTTCAATGTGAATGCCGACAGTAACCCAAATAAACCAACATTTTTGACCCCAAAGTATGTGTCACCACCAAAAACCAACAAACCCAAATTTCCACCTGATTGCAAGTCCAGCCAACTGCCTTTCTCATCTGGAGTACAACAGACATCACCTTGGGTGATGCCATTGAGACAATGCAATCCAACAACACAATGTTACCAACAAAGTTACAGTAACATAGGGCACCCACCCCAAGAGATCTCTCAGCGTCCTCCACCACATTGGGTGTCAGCAACTCCTGTACCCAGAGAGGCTCCTCCCATGAAGCTCACAGACATACAAGAGGTGGAAACCAAGATACAAGCAGGGCACAAATGTTTTGTGATGCTAAGAGGTCTCCCAGGCAGTGGAAAGTCTACCTTAGCAAG GAAGCTACAACATACAGGGGTAAAACCAGGTGTGATTCTCTCCTCAGATGACTACTTCGTACAAAATGGTGTCTACAGATTTGAACCCCATCTTCTGTCTGAAGCTCATGAATGGAATAGACTCAGAA CTATACAGAACCTACATAATGGCTCTTCACCAATTGTAGTAGACAACACTAACACTCAGGCCTGGGAAATGAAGCCTTATGTGAAACAG gCACAGAAATTTGGGTACGAAATCTACTTCTTAGAACCAGACACTCAATGGAAGTTTCAACCAAAAGAACTTGCCAG GAGAAACACTCATGGTGTGCCGCTTAGCAAGATTAGACAGATGTTAGAGCGCTACCAAAAGGACTTAACAGTGGAACAGGTGCTTGGAAAACCTGCAGCACAAAGTAATCAGCACAAGAA GATTAATAAATCCCATCCTGGGAATGTCGAGGATAAAGCAGTACACACTGAGAACACAAACATGGCAGCTCATCCCAGGTGGAGACATCCACAAAACTCCTTGGTACAGCAGTATGCCAACAGCCTTGGACAAGCCAAGAAACTGCAGAGCCAGAAACCAAATGTGTTCGCAGAGACACaaaaaattttcacaaaaaagcAGGAAACTGTTACTGAAGATGAAAGTCAACAAGTCCCATTTGTTTCGTCTATTGTGACAGATGAATTGGACTCTAATCAACCACAGCAATCCAACCAGACCCCTATTACAAATCTCAATCCTTTCTCATCATCACAGAATagtaatgaaaataacaacagcATTTCCAAAGAAGATTGGAAAGTTTGGGAAAAGCTGGGTCTATCTGATTTAGTCAAAAAATTTAGCAGGGATGACCATAAAAAACCTGAGGTAGTCAGTTCAACAGTGGAGATGACTGGTATTGACCTGAACAGGGGTCTCCCAATGGACATACAGATAGGTGAGACTTCAGTTGTTGTTGAAAACAAAgaacaagaaaacaaacatcTTGAAGCAATTCCTGCGGATCGGGCAGTAGAACTAGAAAAAAGATGTCTTGAAACAGTTCCTTCAGATCAGACAGTCAACTCTTCCAGGGAGGATGAAATACAGGAAAGTGCTGTATTGAAAACTGAAGATACCAAGATTTCTAAATCACCAGGCTCTCACAAAGGCAGCATGAGTAGCCAGAGTAGTCATTTAAGAGATGTTAGTCCTTCCTCTGACAGCACATTCCATACATGCTGTGAGATGTTGACAGACCAGGAAGAAATTAGCTCCTCAATACAGGAGGACCAATTTACAGGCTCCCAGGATACCTCATTGGACCTGTCAAATTCATCATCAAGGGAGGAAGGGTCTGATGTTATCATAGAGTCTGATACTACTGCAATTATAACTGACAACACCTCTGAAACTGAACCACAAGACCTGTCCT ATAATCAGCAGATATCAAACATATCTGATATTCCTCATCTCGGTACACAAAATGATAGCAGCCGTAATACATTAGAAGAGAACCGGGATACTAACAAGACACCTATAGATAGTCAGAGAGTTCAGACATCATACAAAGGGGATCCTGATACTCAAAAGTTACGCAATGATAATCTTGATATTCGAAAGACACCTGAAGATAATGTTGATGCTAAAAAGACACCAGAAGATGATGATAAAAAGACATCTGAAGATAAAATTGATGCTGAAAAGACACCTGAAGAAAGTCTTGATGCTCAAAAGACATCTGAGGAAGATCCTTGTTCTCAAAAGACATCTGAAAATAATCCTGATGCTGAAAAGACACCTGAAGATAATCTTGTTGCTAAAACGACACCTGAGGAAGATCCTGATACTAAAAAGACACCTGAAGATAATCTTGTTGCTAAAGCAACACCCGAGGAAGATCCTGATACTAAAAAGACACCTGAAGATAATCTTGTTGCTAAAACGGCACCTGAGGAAGATCCTGATACAAAAAAGACACCTGAAGATAATCTTGTTGCTAAAACGGCACCTGAGGAAGATCCTGATACTAAAAAGACACCTGAAGATAATCTTGTTGCTAAAACGGCACCTGAGGAAGATACTGATACTCAAAAGACACCTGAAGCCAGtattatacaaaacatatcTGTAGATGATCCAGTTTCCAGAGTTATATCGTCAAATGTCATGGACACCAAACATAAATCTGTGGATGATCTAAACACCCAACAGACATCATCAGATGTTATTGAGGATGGCCGGTCTAGTAATAATGCTACAGAAGATTCTGCAGTTTCCAATACACAAACTGGGACTGTAGAGGATATTCCACAGGGTGTGAAAGACACAGTGGATGGACTGATCAGAGACACCATAGGGAGTGATTTAAATTACTCTTTAGACTACAGTGTGACAGCAAATGAACTTAAGGCCATCCTCCTCTTCACAGATTTGAATGATGAGGAAAAGATGATGGCTGAGCAGTACATCACTTACAGGTTATTTGGCAATAGATCAAAGCTTGGTACACAGACTTCCACACAAAAAATGTCGGATGATGAGACTGCTCAACCATCACCAGTAATCCAACAAGAAAGGTTGAGTGATAATTTTAGTACAGCACAGAATTTGGACTGGGAGGAACCAAAACCAGCTAGAAAACAGCGGTTTAGCAGACGCTCTGATGTTAAGCATTTACATGATTCATCTGAAAGGAAATCAGACATTGAGAAATCAGAAAATGAATCAAATAAGGTTTCAGTAAAGCCTGAACTTGAAAATCAAACAGCTTCAATTACTGAAAGTAGTATGAAGCAAGAAAACATTGATGTATGGACACGTCCTCAGCGTCAAAGAGAGAAACGTACACGAAATTACAGAACACGGGGTAGTAGTCCAACAGTGGATGACAAAGACCAGAAAATGTCCACAGAAATGTCCAAAGTTGCATCAATAGCTTTCCAGGCTCTGTCGAAGGAAGAGCAAGATGATGACGTAGACTGGAAAATGACCACAGAGAAGTCCAAGGTTACATCAATAGCTTTCCAGGCTCTGTCGAAGGAAGAGCAAGATGATGACATAGACCGGAAAATGACAACAGAGAAGTCCAAGGTTACATCAATAGCTTGCCAGGCTCTGTCGAAGGAAGAGCAAGATGATGTCAGTCAATCCTCTCAGTCACACTCATCATTGGAATCGTCACCATCAAAACCAGCAAAAAAGAAGTCCAACCGGAGAAAACTTGACCCCTACAAACAGGGACCATTTTTGGAGTCTGAAGTCAAAGACAGAGTGATTGGAGCTGACTGGAGTTTTCCTGTGCTGGCAGAATCTGTACACAAAGTGGAGGTTTCTGAGAAGAAATTGCTGCATTTGTTAGAAAAAGATTCCGACATTACAACAAGAGATGTAAAGGTGCTGAATGCCATCAACAGAGGGGAAGACCCAACACATTTAATGGCAGGTAGTAAATGCTACCACATTTTAGTTGGTCACAACAAGGACATCAATGAAACCAACTCCAACTTGGTGTCCAGTGGTGTGTTAGACAAGTCTGTAATGACCCAACACTGTGTAGACCGAGGCACCATGACTGAAGAGAATCTTGAAGCAGACCTAGACTTCCTACAAAGTAGTTTTCCAACCATTCCCTTAGAAGAGTTATCTGAAGTTTTACGTCAGTGTGGAAACAACCTCCAGTGGGCTATCAACCTACTTCTAGACTGGAAATACAACATTCCTCTTAGCTCTGATGACAAGGATAAATTTGTCACTAGAATGTTCCAACTCCAGAAATCACCTACCGTTCCAAAGTTTTCATTCTCTGCTCGACCAAGTCCTGTTGTGCGATCACCCTCATCACTGCTCGACATGTGTGTCGGGTGTGTGGAATCGCAGCACATTGCTCCAAGACAGGACGTAGAGCACCAGATTATTATGAGTAGTCAACAACGACTCGATTCTATAGAAGAAAATATCAGATTGAAGCGAACACATTCACGAACATTTAGTCAAAGTGTTGTTCCTGATGAAGAATTCAAAGAGAACATTCTAAATGAGTTGATGTCCATGACAGAACAAGCAAACTCTGATAGTACCAGTGATGCCAGCGATGACAAGGTTGTACCCCAAAATCAGACAGACATCTCCTATGTAGAGTCATGGACAGCTAACCAGGCCAATGACTTTGCACGGGGGCCTAGTGTGGAGAGTTCAACCAGTGGACAAAAGTCTGATGAAGAAGCACATGACTTCCAAACTTTACAGAGCTCTGCACCTGTCATGTCGATTCAAATTACAACAGATACAATTCAGGCACTCCAAAGTCAGTTTGGACCAGTCCCACATTTATCAG GTGTGACAGGAGATGTAATGGTTCCCCTTGACTATAGAACAGCTCAAGCCCTTCACCGATGTCTGATGCTAACTGCCAGACAACAAACCATGGACAGACAGAGGCAGCTGTTAGAAG ATGAAGCTTATGCCCGTAGACTCCAGGATGAAGAGATACTTACAACAAGAAGTCGCCCCCCTCCGTCATTCCAACCACCTCCCGTGAGCCTGATGCACCTGAGTGGGGCTCCACAGGCTCAACACAAACAACCCTCTACAGAGCAGGGTGTCACTTCCCTCAAGGACATCATGGAGGAGGAAATGGAGCGTAAGAAAAAGAAAGAGGAGGAG CAAAAGTTGTTGGAGGCTAGTGGAAACCACAATGTACTGGCTACCCGCCTTAAGAGGAAGAAGCTGTACGAGCAATTTCCGGGGATAGACGAGACTCTTCTGGATGATATTTACAGGGATAACAG CTACAACCTTGATAACACTGTGTTAGCCATCCGTGGGTTTTTGACTCATAATTCAGCTCCTCCTAAAAATGTAATGACCACAGAGGCCAGTGAAGCCTATGAAGAAAAACTTATTGCAGCTGCCAAACAGCAAAGTCTCCAGGAAATG ATGGACTCTTGCATGTACAGTCCTGAGGAGACAAAGGCTTATCAAGAACATGAAGACCCAGACTATGATGACTTTAGAGCTGAAGCTAATATACACCATCGCCTGAGACACGAGTGTTTCCAGAAGGCTCAGGAGGCGTACAGACGAGGCATGAGGGATGTCGCCTCCTTCTACTCCAAGCAG GGTCATGGCCACTCGCAAAAGATCAAGGAAGCAAATCAGAGAGCAGCCGAAAAAATACTTCAGAGCAG AAATTCCCTGCTAAAGGATAGATCTGCTGTTGATTTGCATGGTCTGCATGTGGAAGAAGCCATTGAGGCACTGGAGAGAATAATCCCAGAAAGGGAGGAAG ATCTGAGGACATACCCTGACAAGAGGAAGCAGCATCTAGTCATCATCACTGGTAGGGGGAGCCACAGTAAAGGTGGCATTGCTAGGATACGTCCAGCTGTCCTCAGGTTCCTGGTCACCAATGGATACAA gTACAGCGAGATTTACAAAGGATGCTTCAAAATCTTGCTAAAATATCGATGA